The region CACGGTGAGCCGATCCTGGAGCGGGCGTTCCGGATCCTGGGTGCCTTCACAGAAACCGGGGAAAGCCTGCCGCTCCACAGGCTCGCGGCTCGAGCGGGTCTCCCCAAGAGCACCACGTCGCGGATCGCGAACCAGCTGATGGGTGTGGGTGCCCTCGAACGCCTCGATGACGGCGAATTCATCGTTGGCCTGCAGCTGCTCGAAATCGCGTCGTTGGCTCCCCGCGGTCACGGACTGCGCGCCGCTGCGCTCCCGTTCATGGAGGACTTGCACCAGGTCACCCGCCAGCACATCCTCCTCGCCGTACGCGACGGCCACGAGGCCGTACTCGTCGAACGCCTATCGGCCCGGGACGCGGCAGCGGTCAAGTACCGGGTCGGCGGCCGCCTCCCCCTCACCGAGACCGGCATCGGTATCGCCCTGCTGACCCACGCCCCCGATCAGGTGCGGGACGAGGCACTGTCCGGTGTGCCCGACGCGAGTCACCTCCGTCGACTGATGGCCACCGTTCGTATGGAAGGCGTCTGTGCCATGACGGGGCCCAATCCGCTACGTACCGGGCCCACTACGATGTCGACGGTCGCCGCCCCGATCTTGAACCATCGCGGTGACTTGTTGGGCGCGCTGTCAATAGTCGCGCCTGATGAGGGCGGAACCCAGGCCGCCGTTCGAATTGCGCTGCGAACGGCGAGCCTGGCGGTCTCTCGGACGATCGGGCTCTGATCTGGCCGCAGGCCATAGCGTAGACCCTGCCCGCTGGCGGGAGATGTTCGACCAGGTCATGGCCCGGATCGCGGGGCGGTTTGGGCGGGTGGAACCCCGGACAACCGCCCGCGCCTACCTGCTTGGACTGCTCTCGGGTGCCGAACGCAAGAACTGCTGGCGGCTGGCCGAACAGACCGGTCGCGCCCGGCCCGGACCGATGCAGCGCCTGCTGCGCTACGCCCGCTGGGACGCCAGGTGCGACCGGGACGGTCCCGGTTGCCGAGCCATTCCTTGGCCTTGGTGTCGACGCTGATCACCGGCTGGGCATCGTTGAGGAACTCGGCAGCGGTGGCATTCAGGTGGGTGAACTGGGCATCGCGGTCCGGATGGCTGATGCCCTCTGTCGTCTTCGCGGTTCCCTGCAGGCTGTAGCCCAGGGTATGCAGCAGGTGTCCGACGGTTGAAGCGCTGACCGGGTGGCCCTGTGTGGTGAGGGTCGAGGCCAGGGCCCGTAACGACAACGTGGTCCACCGCAGCGGGGAGACGGGGTCGCCTCGGGTATGCGGCTCGATCAGCGACTCCAGCGCGGGCAGCAGACCAGGGTCGGTGTCTGTCAGCCGCTTGCGGCCCGCACCTGGAGCCCGGACCCGCAGGGTCGGTGAGGGGCAACCGGCCAACTCGGCCATGCCTCGCGCGATGGTGGCAGTGCTGGTGCCGGAGGCGGCGGCGACCCGGACGATCCCGCCGCGGCCGAGGGCCGTCGCCTCACTGGCCAGGTACAACCGACGGCGACGCTCATCAAGGTGCGGCAGGATCTGATCGAACTTGGCCCGCAGAGCACGAGCGGCAACGCGGCCTGACAGACACGAGGTCATATCTCAGGCTCCCACCAACACCCCTCTACCGAACACTTATTGAAATACGGGCCCCTGGCCGCACAGAGAACTGCCAGATCGGCGTCTTCGCCGCCTACGCCACCACATCCGGACGCGCCCTGGCCGACCGGGAGCTGTATCTGCCCAAGACCTGGGCCGAGGACCGGACGCGCTGCCGCGCGGCCAGAGTCCCCGACGACCGGGTCTTCGCCACCAAGGGCGAACTGGCCCGGCGCATGGTGCTGCGGGCCCTCGCCTCCCCACTGCCCATCGCCTGGGTCACAGCGGATTCCGCCTACGGACACGAGAGCCGTTTCCGTCGGCTGCTGGAACAATCGGGCGTCGGCTATGTGCTGGCCGTGCCCAAGTCCCAGTTCACCGTGGGCTGTCCTCGCATCGAGGACCTGTTCGCGCAGGCTCCCGCCGAGGCGTGGGAGAAGATGTCCTGCGGCGACGGGGCGAAGGGACCGCGTGTCTACCACTGGGCGGCGGTGCGGCTGCCGGCCGTCGCCGAGTTCGACTACCAGGGCGAAGTCCCCCACCGGATGCGGTGGGCGCTGGCCCGCCGCAGCATCAGCAAGCCCGACGAGATCGCCTACTACCTTGCTTACGCCCCCTTGGCGACCACTGTGACGGAGCTGGTGCGGGTCGCCGGGATGCGCTGGGCGATCGAGGAGTGCTTCCAGGCTGCGAAGAACGAGTGCGGCCTGGACCAGTACGAAGTCCGCCGCTACGTGGGCTGGTACCGGCACATCACCCTCGCCATGCTCGCGCACGCCTTCCTGGCCGTCACAGCCCACCAGGCCCGGGAAAAGGGGGCGGAACCGGTGAGACGGCTGGGACAGTCGAGCTCACAGTGGCGGAGGTTCGGCGACTCCTGGCAGCTTGTCGTCCCCGACCCCCGCACCTGCGCGGACACCGAGGCCGACACCACGCGGTGAACTGGTCGAACTGGCGCCGACGACACCAAGCAGTGGCCCGCCGCTGTCATTACCTGCGACGTTGTCGCACGATCGAGGGGCGGCCTCCATAAGACCGCCCCTGACCAGGCCACGGCCCGCTACACTCCAGCCGCCCAGCGAACCTCGCAGGTCAGACAGCGAAATCCTGCTGGAGTACTAGGGCCTGTCCGGAGTCGTGATCAATGTTGGCTCTGCGGCGTAAGAAGTTGATCTGGCTCTACGCGGTCATGGAGATCGTGAAAGGCTCGTCGGATGGACTATGCGTCGGATGCGCCTCCCATCGACCGGGAGCTTCTGGACTTCGCTGTGCGCCTGGCCGGTCGTGCTGGGCAGATGTCTACGGAAGGGTTCTTTGGCGGTGGCTGGCACAGCCGTCGTAAGGAGGACGGCACTGAGGTCATCGAGATTGACGTGAACGTTGAGGAGTTCCTCCGGGCCGAGCTGAGTCGACGGACGCCGGATGACGGAATCTTCGGTGAGGAGGGAGGCGTGACCAGCGGGTCATCGGGACGGCGATGGATTATCGACCCCATCAACGGCACCACCTACTTCACCCACCGGGTGCCCCTGTTCACGAACGATCTCGCCTACGAGGACGAGTACGGTCCGGCCATCGGCGTGATCAACATGCCGCTGAGGCAGCAGATGGTGGTGGCGGGTCGCGGTCTGGGCTGCTGGGTGCTGCCGGGTCCGGACCCGGATCTTCGGTCGGGCCGCCGTGCTCACGTCTCGGAGCGGACCGCCCTGGGCGGGGCGAGGACGCTTATGCACAACCCGGCGGGCTGGCCGGAGGAACTCCTTTCCGCTCTCCACCGTCGGGTCTTCCTCATGCCTTCGACGGGCATGATCGCGGCCCTGGTGACGGGATGGGCCGATGCCGGGGTGATTGCCGGTCCGCCGATGGGTTACGAGGACGTGGCTCCGATGCCGGTCATCGTCGCGGAGGCAGGCGGTCGGGTGACCGACCTGGGCGGGGCGTCCGTGCTGCAGGGTGACATGTCGGTGCTGGTCACGAACGGGCAGTTGCATGAGCAGTTTCTGCAGCTGGTGAAGGATCTGCCGCGCAGTCGCGACTGGCAGGCCCTCGCTGATGAGGATTAGGGCCTGCTCAAGGCCGTGATCATTCGTAGGAGCGGAGGCTGCGGAGCCAGATGACCGCGCCGCGCAGGTGGAGCGCCGCGAGATAGCTCTCGGGGGTCTTGTCGTACCGGGTGGCGATCCCGCGCCACGCCTTCAACTTGTTGATCAGACGTTCCACCGTGTTGCGCTCCCGGTAGAGCTCGGCGTCGTGGGCTACAGGCCGACCGCCACGGCGCCCCTTCTTCTTGCGGTTGGCCACCTGGTCAGCTTTCTCCGGGATGACCCCCTTGATCCCACGGCTGCGCAGGTAGGTGCGGTTGCGGCGGGAGGCGTACGCCCTGTCGCCAGCGACGGCGTCGGGCCGGGTGCGCGGCCGGCCCACCGGGCCGCGGACCTTAATGCCCCGCAGGACGGGGATGAACTGCGGGCTGTCGGCGGCTTGCCCGGGGGTGAGCACGAAGGACAGCGGACGGCAGCGACGCTCGGCCGCCAGGTGCACCTTGCTGGTCAACCCGCCCCGCGAGCGCCCCAGGGCGGCCGCCTTCAGCCGTGTGCGGCGCCGTCGGCGAACCCTGCGCCGCTCGGCACGGACAGCGTCGACCGCCGCCGCTTCTTCCGTACCGTCTTGATCCTTTTGTCCCTTCTCGCGGTCCCCTTTGGCGGCTCGATGGCCTCCTCCAGGGCGGCCAGCACGTCCTCACTCACCCGTGCGCCCGCCGCGTCGTGATGCGCACGGGCGGTCGTGGAGTCCACGCTGACCAGCGACAGATCCACCTGCCCGAGTCGCGCGGCCTCGGCGATCAGCGCCTCCATCAGGGCCTGGAACACCCCGGCATCGCGCCACTGACGGAACCGGTCGTAGACCGTCGACCAGGCCCCGAACTCCTCCGGTATCTCGCGCCATTGGCTCCCGGTACGGAACCTCCAGACCACACCCTCGAACTGGTCCCGCAACCGATGCGGATACGGCCCGTACTCGCCAATCGGCAGCAAAGGTTCAACCAACGCCCAGTCGTCATCGCTCAGTTCGCGTCTCGCCACACGAATGTTCTACCGCCACGTTGATCACGACTCCGCACAGGCCCTAGCCCCTTCCCTCTGCGTCCTGGAGGCGTCCGGCGTAGTAAGCGTGGTCCTTGGGGAAGTCGGTCAGATCTCGTAGCGCGTCGCGGTACCCGTCTGCCGCTGTTCGCCAATCCCGGGCGGCATAGGCCACGTCCGCGCGGTTCAGCTTCGCGCGCACTGGATCGAGCCAGTACAGCCATCCGGGCCGCTCCTCGGCGTCGGGCACCCGCACGGCTAGGTCGTAGGCCCGGTCGGCGAGCCGTTGCGCGCGGTCCCGCTCTCCGACGGAGGCCGCAGCCATAGACGTTTCATGAAGCGCGATTGCCTCGGCTGCTGGGGAGAGACCACGACCGTGGGCGGCGGCCTCCGCAGTCCTGAGCGCTCGGATCGGGTCACGCGCGTACTGCAAGGTGTAGTACGACCGGACGCGTGTGATCCACGACGTCAGATCCGGCGATCCGGCGTCGATTGCCCAGC is a window of Streptomyces violaceusniger Tu 4113 DNA encoding:
- a CDS encoding IclR family transcriptional regulator domain-containing protein, yielding MSGTPVPNRHSGRPLHGEPILERAFRILGAFTETGESLPLHRLAARAGLPKSTTSRIANQLMGVGALERLDDGEFIVGLQLLEIASLAPRGHGLRAAALPFMEDLHQVTRQHILLAVRDGHEAVLVERLSARDAAAVKYRVGGRLPLTETGIGIALLTHAPDQVRDEALSGVPDASHLRRLMATVRMEGVCAMTGPNPLRTGPTTMSTVAAPILNHRGDLLGALSIVAPDEGGTQAAVRIALRTASLAVSRTIGL
- a CDS encoding inositol monophosphatase family protein, whose product is MDYASDAPPIDRELLDFAVRLAGRAGQMSTEGFFGGGWHSRRKEDGTEVIEIDVNVEEFLRAELSRRTPDDGIFGEEGGVTSGSSGRRWIIDPINGTTYFTHRVPLFTNDLAYEDEYGPAIGVINMPLRQQMVVAGRGLGCWVLPGPDPDLRSGRRAHVSERTALGGARTLMHNPAGWPEELLSALHRRVFLMPSTGMIAALVTGWADAGVIAGPPMGYEDVAPMPVIVAEAGGRVTDLGGASVLQGDMSVLVTNGQLHEQFLQLVKDLPRSRDWQALADED